Genomic DNA from Coffea arabica cultivar ET-39 chromosome 7e, Coffea Arabica ET-39 HiFi, whole genome shotgun sequence:
atctttttctcaagGCATGAATACTACTTTAGCCACTAATTATTCTACACAATTCCAGATAAACACTCCCATGAACTTCATGCGTAAAGTCGAATGGATCACCTTTTAAAGCATTTGCTATGAACTACTGTAATAGTCTTGAGGTTTGAATCTCCAGATCataaatttttgcaaaaaaattcTCTTCACATAGATTGCGATTACCTTCTTATCTCACACACGTGACCTCACTGTCGTTTTATAAAAATTCCAAAAAGATTGCACTCCATTTGTATTGTTATTTTCTGgtgtttttataaaaaaaaataagtattGTATTAATTTGAtgcatgtaaaataaaaaagtgactgaaaatatatatttatgaaaaatgtaaaatttttttggaaaaaaaatgccAAGCTAGTATTCAGAAATAAGAGGAAGATGAAGCAGTATTGAAAGTGCATACGTTCTTATATGACAATCAAAATTACTAACCCTTAGACAACAATTCAGAAGATTTTCATCCACATTTGTAGTAGTAAGTTACATATTATTGAGAAATATATTCCTATATTGATTTTTGTATGATGATAGATGAGTgtccaaaacaaaaatttaaataagAACTCAATACAAGCTTTCAGAATTAGCACATGAGTgccaattttttaaatttattttttaagatCGAGATGAATATGCTTAACATTTACTCTCCGTTAGGATTAGCTATTATTGaaagtatttttgaaatattttactgtagtagtatatattaaaaaattttactataaatgttttttgaaatatttaatatattatatagatgaaacattgtatttgaaaaatacGTCAATccaaactgaaattttttgaagttAAACCTCATTTTTTCATAGGAAAAAAATTCTGCTACTATGAGTACAGgggaaaaaaagggggggggggatcAAACATTTACTatatattaagaaaaaaaatttatgatggCTTGCTCGATATAACGTTGGAAACCCGAGGGCGAACTCAAACCACTCCATTTTCCCGCCCAATGCCGCTCGCTCAGGAACGGGCATTCACTTAAAAAGTCGCATTCCACAAATTGTAATATAcgtattatattttttaaaaaaattgcacTGTTACGTGAAAAAAGACTTCTTCTCTATAAAATCCACTCCATCCATCAGTCTTATTCTCTATAAAGCTGAAAACTTTTCATATACTGAGACGCCACCCATTCCCTCTGGTCTAGTCCTGAAGCTCTTCTTCCGGTTCCGGTTGTTTCTCCTTATTTTTCCGAGACTCGAGTAAGGTTTTCCactaataattcttttttttttttctgtatcATGCGTTAATGCGTTTATCGGACGTCTGATTTTCGTTTGGAGctgtaaaatgaatttttcctttttttttttggagttttggAAAATGGGGGGAAAAGAGAGCTAGGGTTTTAGTAGATTgatgttttaatttttgttttgaatttgagtGTACCAGGGGTTGATTGAAGCAGAGATGGTGGCTGAGAACGGAGTGAAAGACGAGCCTCAGGCTGATTCTCCTACCTCTGTTCTTGAAGATGAGGTATACAACCATTTCTTCTggtagttcttttttttttttttacggtgatgatttttcttttttcttttgtatttctcTTTCCGCTCATGTCATTTTATTCATCTGTGAAGAAAGGTTTTACCCATCCTCTTTTCGATTAAACTTGGTTTAGAGCCTTTCATTGCGTTTACTTGAGTCTCCATGGTTTTTTCCtgtttttgaagtttttttttttttttttttaaaatctgtcTCCGTTGAGAAGTAAATGGTCAGGGTTCATGTCTAATATGCTTGTGGTGAAAGGAAAGCCTGCAGGGGCTACATTGATCATGTTAAGGTTTGATTGTGAGCTCCACTGGTAATTTTAGAAGTGTGAAGGAAAAGGGCTTTGACTGAGAGTGTGTCATTTCTATGCTTGGAAAGGAGGGGATTGGGTGATTTCAAGCCTATAATAGCAGAAAGTGAGTTCAGGAGCtttattttctgttttttttttttttttttttttttgtttcccccCTCTTTTGGGGAATCTTCAATTGCAGTCAGTCAAGAGGGGTTTGGCATCGTTTTTGCTTTAGCTGGAGAAATACATGATAAGAGTGACTTTTGTTCTTGCACATTTCATTATGGTGGCTTATTGAATTGGCTGGTCTAGATGTTGTTTCCGTAAAGAGCTTGGCTAGCAGAAAAACATTTGTTGTACTCTAATGCAATACTTGAGATGCAGTTACatttaatttcatgtttcacATGATTTATTTCTCGTTGAAAAAATCAGATTCTTGTTTCCTGTTCAATCCAGGTTATTTCATGtaatgtttatttgtttgtctCCCTTGAAGGATGCTTGCAAGGAGAAAAATTGTGTCAAGATGGAGGGAGAACTATTGCTTGATGCTAAGTATGGAGATTCTTCTCTCATAACAGAAACTATGGCTGCAGAGGAAGAGAAGCTTCTAGAACAGCGGGCAAAAGCAAATTCAAATGAACCTGATGAGGTTCCTGTATTGAATGACATCCAGTTTACCAAACTGGATGAGCTTCTGACTCAGACTCAACTTTATACAGAGTTTTTGCTGGAAAACATGGATGACATATCAAAGGTAGGACCTGAAAAATCTGTAGATTCTATGATATCAGTGTGTTTAGTTGTAGTTTCTGCTGAGTCAGTGGTGTTTGTATTGTGTAATCAGAAAGGATTGGAGGGTGATGAACAGACTaccaaagaaaagaagaaaggtcGTGGTTCAAAGAGAAAGGCAGCCTCAAATTACAACAATgtatttccttttttccttccatttttcattttacatTTGATATTCATGCTTTCCCCTATACTGGAGGTCTTCATGATGTCATTTGTTATATCAAAGTATAGGCATTTATGTTATTCGTGgctgcaaattggggaaattttaACATCTTTTACAACCTGAACACAATGTGTTAATATTTTGTAAGTGGTATTATCATGTTCCTAGTAGCTGCTGCAaacaattttaaataattaatcATTTCATCAGATCAATGCTCATCTGACACTCGCAATTGCATGCTAGCCAAATGAAGTTCACATAATCTATTATCCTGTTTTGAaccacagttttttttttttttcaaattcttcaCGATTAAATGGAGTTGTGCTCATCTCTACATGTCTCAAAATAATTCTTGCAGCTTGATCTTTCACCTACTATGCAAGTACTATTCAAAACAACTGCAGTATGCTATTTAAGGCAAGGAAAAGTGAGCTTTAGTTGGGAGGTACCCTAGGAAATTAGGTTGACCTGTAGAATACTATATATCAGATCAATGACTATCACATGGTgctttcttggttttctttctgAATTTCCTCAAGTCTAGAATCTGTTGAATATTAACTAGGTCAACTTTAGTGAGAAACAAACTGTGTAGATCATACTGTAATCTAGGGGGTCTATACTTGCTCTTTGGTGTAATCCGAGTTTCCTGATTGAGTTACTGCAGAGTAAGGCGAAAAGAGCTGTTGCAGCCATGCTCACAAGATCTAAAGAAGGTGTCTCTTTGGAGGATTCAAACCTTACAGAGGAAGAGAGAAATGAGAAAGAGCAGGCTGAACTGGTGCCGTTGTTGACCGGTGGAAAGCTGAAGCCTTATCAGCTTAAAGGTGTTAAGTGGTTGATTTCATTGTGGCAAAATGGGCTGAATGGAATACTTGCAGATCAAATGGGTCTTGGAAAGACTATACAAACTATTGCATTTCTTGCGCACTTGAAAGGAAATGGTTTGGATGGACCATATTTAATTATTGCTCCTCTTTCCACTCTCTCAAACTGGCTGAATGAGATAAACCGGTAAATTTATTTGTTCTCTATTTTCAATTCTGTAATCACTCTTTGATTCTGTAGTTAAACTGCACTTTTTTCCTTTGTTCAATTGGATACCTGCTTGATGCTGATTCGTTGTTTCACCCCAAAATATTCTGTAGGTTTGCACCCTCACTAAATGCAATCATATACCATGGTTATTGGAAAGAAAGGGATGAAATAAGGAGAAAATACATGCCAAATACAATAGGTCCTAAATTCCCGATTGTAGTTACCTCCTATGAAGTTGCAATGAGGGATGCACGAAAGCACTTGAGACACTATCACTGGAAATATATGGTGGTTGATGAGGTATACAGACTTCTATGGTTTTCAGATATTACCTTCTTCCCTGTCATACTTTCTCTACTGCATTTTCATCATTTGAGGTAATTCTTCATTTTGCTTTTAAGTTGATTCATTTCTTTACTCTTGTAGGGGCACAGGTTGAAGAACTCACAATGCAAATTAGTTAAAGAACTTAAGCTGTTGCGTGTTGAAAACAGGCTTTTATTAACTGGGACACCTCTGCAGAACAACTTGACAGAACTCTGGTCGTTGTTGAATTTTATTCTGCCGGACATATTCAATTCGGATCAAGAATTTGAATCATGGTAGTGAACTTTTGTTCTAAATCATATCCTAGAATCCTTGTCACTGAAATAATTTCTATACAAGCACTCAAGCCTTTATAGCTCTTGTGTTTATTACAGCTCTCCTCTTGGGCAAGGAAGGTGCTTTTATGTTTGCTTCATTACATGATGAAGTGTGTCGTCTGTTCCctgtatttaaaaattttaatctcATGGTATTTTTGTCTATGGAATCACTGCATTAACTTTCCCAGTACAATGTAATATTTTTGTGCTTGAAGTTGTCATTGCGGCTGTGATTTTTGATTCTGTTAATTCTACAGCAATTTAGTGTGGCCAAGTAATTAGGTGCCTTTATGTTTGATTCTTTATGGTCTTTTGTTTTATGTATTTAAAACCTTGATCTCATTGTGATGTTCTCAATGGATTCACTGTCAATCACAGGGTTTAACTTTCCTGGTATATTGTAATGTTTTAGTGATTGTGCAGTTGCCTTTGTGGCTGAGAATTCTGTATTTTTAGTCTTGATTATAGATATTTATGTTTATTTGCATTTTGGATTGCCAAATGTGATTAAGAAATGATAATTTCTATTACGAATTTTAACAAATTATTCACCATACTTATGCAATTtctagttttaaacaaaatataacCTTCTTTTAGTAACAAAGAACAGACTGTCAGATGGGCCATAATGTTTGTACTGTTTGAGTATCAAAGCTTTGCACTTAAaacattttctttgtttcttttggaAGTTGAGTTTGGGGAGAAGGGCATATGTTTTGAGTACTTACCTGCATAGATTACAATCATTTATTGCAAGTAATCATGATTTTTTTGGTCTCTCCTCAACTGAAGTCTTATGTTGTCGCCTACATCTCAGGTTTGATCTTTCTGGAAAGGGCAGCAATGAGGCTTTAAGGGAAGAAttggaagagaagagaagaactCAGGTAAATACTTGCTTTCTAACGGAGCTCCTCCTAGGAAGATTTTATGAATTTTAGTGTTTGTAACTGGTTTTTACAAAACCTACAGGTGGTGGCAAAACTCCATTCGATCTTACGTCCCTTTCTGCTGCGGAGGTTGAAATCAGATGTGGAACAAATGCTCCCtcggaaaaaagaaataatctTATATGCTACCATGACTGATCATCAAAAGAATTTCACAGATCATCTATTGAATAAGACACTAGAAGATTATCTACGGGAGAAGGCAGCCTCTGGTAGTTACGGAGTTTTACTTATGGAAGAAATAGGATGTGTGTTCTGGATTTCTGGAATCTGGATATCAATAAGATGAAGTGTCTAAGCATTTTTTGCAATTTCTGTTAAAAATGCAGGACGTGGCATGAAAGGGAGACTtaataatttgatgattcaGCTTCGGAAGAATTGCAACCACCCTGACCTATTGGAGTCTGCCTTTGATGGTTCTTGTATGTCCTTTACAACTATGGATGGGATTTTCTCACAATGAGCTTCTTGTTGATTTTAATTGTGTTTTCATACTCTTTTGACAGATTTCTTCCCACCGGTAGACCAGATAGTTGAGCAGTGTGGAAAGTTTCGTTTGTTGGACAGATTAGTGGGAAAGCTATTTGCTCGTCAGCACAAAGTATTTGTGTAGTTAATTAGTTCAATGTGTTGCTTTTATGCTCTACTTTGTCCTTTAATTTGTTGATCTTGaagttttctttttcatattgTAACTGCAATGCAGGTTCTGATCTTTTCTCAATGGACCAAGATTTTGGACATAATTGATTATTATTTTGCTGAAAAAGGTTTTGAAGTTTGCAGAATTGATGGCGGAGTGAAATTGGAAGAAAGGAGAAGGCAGGTAATGAACATCTCTTAAAGTTGCACTGTATCTTGGTGCATTCTTTATATATAATTCAGTTTGGATTTCTCGAAAATTTTTGCAGCAATTTCTCATAAGCTTAGATAAAAATATtgtatttgtttttaatttgcTTCTTGCTGTTTCTTGGAGTTCACATAGCACCATTTCATTGGGCATGATGCTACTCTTTTTTGTGGTCTTTTCTGGACACGAGTTTCAGTTATGTGAATTTTTGCCAACCCCTCCATTCAATTGCAGAAATCCTGGTTTCAATTTGAACTTTATATTTGTGAGATCTAAGTAAATAGTAGAACACGTCAGCAAAACTTGTTAGTTTGATCTAGAAACAGTGATTTACTAAAACGGAATTGAGTGAGTTCTTCTATAGTCTGCATTGCACTTAAATGGTGTTAGTTAAAGGGATATGGAATTGTTTTGACTGATAATAATCTACTTGAACAAACAGATACAGGAGTTCAATGATGTGAACAGTAAATACAGAATCTTTCTTCTTTCCACCCGAGCTGGTGGGCTGGGCATCAATCTTACTGCTGCTGATACCTGCATTTTATATGACAGTGATTGGGTATCTTCCTAATCTTATCCTTATGGTTCCCTTCATTGTCATCTCAT
This window encodes:
- the LOC140011137 gene encoding ATP-dependent DNA helicase DDM1-like, which translates into the protein MVAENGVKDEPQADSPTSVLEDEDACKEKNCVKMEGELLLDAKYGDSSLITETMAAEEEKLLEQRAKANSNEPDEVPVLNDIQFTKLDELLTQTQLYTEFLLENMDDISKKGLEGDEQTTKEKKKGRGSKRKAASNYNNSKAKRAVAAMLTRSKEGVSLEDSNLTEEERNEKEQAELVPLLTGGKLKPYQLKGVKWLISLWQNGLNGILADQMGLGKTIQTIAFLAHLKGNGLDGPYLIIAPLSTLSNWLNEINRFAPSLNAIIYHGYWKERDEIRRKYMPNTIGPKFPIVVTSYEVAMRDARKHLRHYHWKYMVVDEGHRLKNSQCKLVKELKLLRVENRLLLTGTPLQNNLTELWSLLNFILPDIFNSDQEFESWFDLSGKGSNEALREELEEKRRTQVVAKLHSILRPFLLRRLKSDVEQMLPRKKEIILYATMTDHQKNFTDHLLNKTLEDYLREKAASGRGMKGRLNNLMIQLRKNCNHPDLLESAFDGSYFFPPVDQIVEQCGKFRLLDRLVGKLFARQHKVLIFSQWTKILDIIDYYFAEKGFEVCRIDGGVKLEERRRQIQEFNDVNSKYRIFLLSTRAGGLGINLTAADTCILYDSDWNPQMDLQAMDRCHRIGQTKPVHVYRLATAQSVEGLMLKRAFSKLKLEHVVIGKGQFKQERTKPNSMEAVEEEDLLALLRDEGTAEEKWIQTDISEDDLERVLDRSDLAAVSSEQDGKTGSDSTVLPLKGPGWEVVIPTAPGGVLSTLNS